The stretch of DNA CGTCAGGCTTTCCAAACCGTGCGCCGTGAGCAGGTAGGGGATGCCGCGCCGCTTGGCGTAGGCGCGCGCGCCCTCCGGGTCCGCCGCAAGGCTCCTCTCCACGGCGTAGCCTCGCGCCCGAAGCAGCCGCGCCCGCGCGTCGTCGAGGCTCAAGACGAGGGGCTGGAGGTGACCCGCCGCCCCCGGCAGGGCGCTCATCAGCCTTTCCAAACCGATGGCGAAGCCTGCCGCAAAGGGCAGGAGCGCGCCGTCGTAGCGCCCGCCGCCCAGGAGCGGCTGGGCGTAGTCGAAGGTATAAGCGCGAAAGGTGACGCCGGTGTAGTAGGCGAGGCGCCGGGCCATGCCGAGCTCGAGCATGAGCTCGCTGGCGTCCTCGAACTCGCTCAAGATGGCGTCTATCCGGTCGAGTTCGTTCAAGGTCTCCGGCCAGACCGCTATCTTACGGGCGCGCGAGAGGGTGCCGGGGTCGCCGTAGAGGTCGGGCACCGCCAGGATGGCCCGGTGCAGATCGGGGGCGAGCTTTATAGGCGCCAGCAGGCCCGCCAGGGTGCTGGCGTCCTTGCGGTCGATGGCGTCGGCCAGGCGCTCCTGCAGGC from Deinococcota bacterium encodes:
- a CDS encoding ATP phosphoribosyltransferase regulatory subunit, with translation MNTAPPDGTRYILPPASSQRLEVTTRLRRLYSSWGYEGVEVPALERYDSRHRAADKSFKLSDKDSGVLTLRSDFTPAIAGLVKAHFPEAASSAGGLPKRLQYCGAVWQAIDPDIARTREFNQIGLELVGISNPRADAELIHLARESVREVGLVPRVEMGNPGFVRALFALAGVSEGLQERLADAIDRKDASTLAGLLAPIKLAPDLHRAILAVPDLYGDPGTLSRARKIAVWPETLNELDRIDAILSEFEDASELMLELGMARRLAYYTGVTFRAYTFDYAQPLLGGGRYDGALLPFAAGFAIGLERLMSALPGAAGHLQPLVLSLDDARARLLRARGYAVERSLAADPEGARAYAKRRGIPYLLTAHGLESLTEGAPEREGLEQTLAGSLRG